A part of Aegilops tauschii subsp. strangulata cultivar AL8/78 chromosome 2, Aet v6.0, whole genome shotgun sequence genomic DNA contains:
- the LOC109769817 gene encoding NAC domain-containing protein 30, whose translation MLPMEQQHEEESCVPPGFRFHPTEEELVGYYLARKVAAQKIDLDIIQEVDLYRIEPWDLQERCGGGGRGGRGARQVAAEDEQSSEWYFFSFKDRKYPSGTRTNRATAAGFWKATGRDKPVMSSRSRGVIGMRKTLVFYRGRAPNGRKTDWIIHEYRLQTSEHAPTQEEGWVVCRAFQKPAVNQRPSYIFPPPYAAAPGLGGYYDTRPRLHGQVGGDHHFLQSAAGAAGAGTLGFPGQGAQYCSDELLESKQSLFGNIPQLIESPPTTAVAGCGDTGYGIGQHGEVAAGIDWNFLDSLLSTTQLHEYSATAASQLHLQQ comes from the exons ATGCTACCAATGGAGCAGCAGCATGAGGAGGAATCGTGTGTCCCCCCTGGGTTCAGGTTCCACCCCACAGAGGAGGAACTGGTGGGGTACTACCTGGCCAGGAAGGTGGCCGCCCAAAAGATCGACCTCGACATCATCCAGGAGGTCGATCTCTACCGGATTGAGCCATGGGACCTCCAAG agaggtgcggcggcggcggcaggggaggacGGGGAGCGCGTCAGGTGGCGGCGGAGGACGAGCAGTCGTCGGAGTGGTACTTCTTCAGCTTCAAGGACCGCAAGTATCCGAGCGGCACCCGCACCAACCGCGCCACCGCGGCCGGGTTCTGGAAGGCCACCGGCCGAGACAAGCCGGTGATGTCGTCTCGGAGCCGTGGCGTGATCGGCATGAGGAAGACGCTCGTCTTCTACAGGGGCCGGGCACCCAACGGTAGGAAGACGGACTGGATCATCCACGAGTACCGTCTTCAGACCAGCGAGCATGCCCCCACACAG GAGGAAGGTTGGGTGGTGTGCCGGGCGTTCCAGAAGCCGGCGGTGAACCAGAGGCCGTCCTACATCTTCCCGCCGCCATACGCCGCCGCTCCGGGCCTCGGCGGCTACTACGACACGCGGCCTCGGCTGCACGGCCAAGTCGGTGGCGACCACCATTTCCTGCAGAGCGCCGCTGGCGCTGCCGGAGCCGGCACACTCGGGTTCCCCGGCCAGGGCGCCCAGTATTGCTCTGACGAGCTGCTGGAGTCCAAGCAGAGTCTTTTCGGCAACATCCCGCAGCTCATCGAGAGCccgccgaccaccgccgttgCCGGTTGCGGAGACACCGGCTACGGCATCGGCCAGCATGGAGAGGTGGCTGCTGGCATCGACTGGAACTTCCTGGACAGCCTGCTGTCCACGACGCAGCTCCATGAATACTCTGCTACGGCTGCCTCACAGCTTCACCTGCAGCAGTGA